aatggtACTGCTCAGCCAGAGAAAATCCGCTTCTGCTgggacagagaagagggagggataattatgattttttacaCTTAAAGGTGAATAAAATTTAGATAACCAAAGAAGAGGTGAAAGAGAATGTAAAATGGTACCACATGGATAGAGGGAGTCCGCATCTGTTGGgacgaagaaaacgaaaggaTAATTATAATTCATTACAGTTTagaaataaagatacaaatatgAAAGAGAAGTAAACCTTGGTCCATTCAGAGGAAGTTCGCGACTCCtgggcaagagaaaaagagattgtgGATAAAATGTGTTAAGTGCTTACTTCACGCCTCCGAGCTNNNNNNNNNNNNNNNNNNNNNNNNNNNNNNNNNNNNNNNNNNNNNNNNNNNNNNNACCAAGAGTACTGCAAGTCCTCTGGCGTAAAACGAAATTTTAAAACCAACTGCTTCCTAGCCATTAGAAGTCAGTTACTATTGGTGTGCAGAAACGAGAATTGAATGAAGCATCTGTTGACANNNNNNNNNNNNNNNNNNNNNNNNNNNNNNNNNNNNNNNNNNNNNNNNNNNNNNNNNNNNNNNNNNNNNNNNNNNNNNNNNNNNtgtgtgtgtgcgtatgcatgcatTGTATGTATTCTGATGCTTTACttaagcaatttttaaaaatctcagaCGCAAGAGCGAGGATTCTTACGGTCGTGTTCCTCGAGGAGCAGCTGCAGCGCCGGGACGTGCTTGGGCGTGGCCAGGTCGCCGTCCATCTCCTGGCAGtacctctccgcctcctcccacTTGAGGGCGAAGTTACTGACGTAGAAGCACTCCCCCATCGTCTCCACGTAGGGCTTCGGGCACCGCAGCTCTGccggcgggggagaagggggggtggtcAAAAGATAAAAATCTTGAACAAAATCTTAGACATCTTTATACAGGTATATAGTGGCTTACATGCATCTACATGTATATAGGACGAGGGGATGCGAAAGTGTGCGATTCCATGCGCATGTGCATCCCCttctcaaaaatattttttttattttataattcatatcaatGTTAGGAAAACGTCCACTCTGTAAACTGTTACATGTTTTGGTGTATAATGTTACTTACACAGATGAAAACTTCATGTTCTCATTACCGAGAActtgaaatattgaaataaatacaAGTTAGCAAATCTGGTTACACCCACTCGTATTACCATTTATGCAACGCGACTTGCAgattctatttttctctgtcaTTATACtcaaacaaccccctccccctccccctcaaaaaaaaaaaaagctcgtcCTCAGTTACCTTGACTCGCCTGGTCGGAGAGGACCAGCTGGCCGTGCACCTCCTCGCAGCCTTGACTCAGCGACGGCCCCTTCATCGTGATCTGGAAGCTCTGGTCCTCGCACGTCGTGTACGCGTCAGCTCTCGCCTCTTCAACTACCACGATGGCCAAAACAAGCCAAATAAACACAGTAAAtcgcattttaatttttttttttccagttagaTATTTTGTGGCTGGTGGGGAGACGTGCAGTAGATGTGAACGAAAGGGTGTAGTTTGGGTACTGACTGCCTGCGCGCTGGAGGTCACCCAGGATAAGGAGCTCGGCGCCAGAAAGCGGACGAGTGAGTGGTTTGGGAGGAAAGCCGCTGCCCAAATATTACTTTCTGGCAACACCTTGGGCCTGAGATATTGCCAGGGATTTCTTGCGCACGCCATCACTAAGCAGTATTTCAATTTTAACGCTCCTGTAAAAAGTCTTTTCTTGGCAAATCGTTCTTCTTGAtatcttatttcttctcctttcgttgAAGAAAATTTCTAACGTTGGTCGCattgcattctctctcttctttgtcctctctccttccattcatcGCTTCCCGAATTAGTCTATCTTCTCCTCGGTTCATTCCACTAAAATGTACCCTGCATATAGTCCTTTGGTTGACAAGGTGATATACCCCCCCCCNNNNNNNNNNNNNNNNNNNNNNNNNNNNNNNNNNNNNNNNNNNNNNNNNNNNNNNNNNNNNNNNNNNNNNNNNNNNNNNNNNNNNNNNNNNNNNNNNTTCTTTNNNNNNNNNNNNNNNNNNNNNNNNNNNNNNNNNNNNNNNNNNNNNNNNNNNNNNNNNNNNNNNNNNNNNNNNNNNNNNNNNNNNNNNNNNNNNNNNNNNNNNNNNNNNNNNNNNNNNNNNNNNNNNNNNNNNNNNNNNNNNNNNNNNNNNNNNNNNNNNNNNNNNNNNNNNNNNNNNNNNNNNNNNNNNNNNNNNNNNNNNNNNNNNNNNNNNNNNNNNNNNNNNNNNNNNNNNNNNNNNNNNNNNNNNNNNNNNNNNNNNNNNNNNNNNNNNNNNNNNNNNNNNNNNNNNNNNNNNNNNNNNNNNNNNNNNNNNNNNNNNNNNNNNNNNNNNNNNNNNNNNNNNNNNNNNNNNNNNNNNNNNNNNNNNNNNNNNNNNNNNNNNNNNNNNNNNNNNNNNNNNNNNNNNNNNNNNNNNNNNNNNNNNNNNNNNNNNNNNNNNNNNNNNNNNNNNNNNNNNNNNNNNNNNNNNNNNNNNNNNNNNNNNNNNNNNNNNNNNNNNNNNNNNNNNNNNNNNNNNNNNNNNNNNNNNNNNNNNNNNNNNNNNNNNNNNNNNNNNNNNNNNNNNNNNNNNNNNNNNNNNNNNNNNNNNNNNNNNNNNNNNNNNNNNNNNNNNNNNNNNNNNNNNNNNNNNNNNNNNNNNNNNNNNNNNNNNNNNNNNNNNNNNNNNNNNNNNNNNNNNNNNNNNNNNNNNNNNNNNNNNNNNNNNNNNNNNNNNNNNNNNNNNNNNNNNNNNNNNNNNNNNNNNNNNNNNNNNNNNNNNNNNNNNNNNNNNNNNNNNNNNNNNNNNNNNNNNNNNNNNNNNNNNNNNNNNNNNNNNNNNNNNNNNNNNNNNNNNNNNNNNNNNNNNNNNNNNNNNNNNNNNNNNNNNNNNNNNNNNNNNNNNNNNNNNNNNNNNNNNNNNNNNNNNNNNNNNNNNNNNNNNNNNNNNNNNNNNNNNNNNNNNNNNNNNNNNNNNNNNNNNNAAATCTacccatatataaataccacacacacacacacatattttaaaatNNNNNNNNNNNNNNNNNNNNNNNNNNNNNNNNNNNNNNNNNNNNNNNNNNNNNNNNNNNNNNNNNNNNNNNNNNNNNNNNNNNNNNTTTGGGGCCccgagaaaaagaagggaaaatttcccccctaacGTCAAAattgaaaaaccccttttgaaaggttgcaaaaattaattaaaaatcgggaaaagggaaaattcccaaattgttttttttatttactaataaaaactctttggcttttaatttttttaaaagacatttttttaacataaaaaaaaaaatgggaatatttttttaaaaagggaaaaaaacttttattgtttttaaaaaaacccattgcaaaaatttgtatttttgggtttaaatttaactTTAATTTAAGACTTTTATTgcgggttaaaaaatttttttaaaaccatttctcCTAATTCGATTTCTAAAGTTTTCCTACCATTTTATGGCTTAGAATATAAATGAACTGAANNNNNNNNNNNNNNNNNNNNNNNNNNNNNNNNNNNNNNNNNNNNNNNNNNNNNNNNNNNNNNNNNNNNNNNNNNNNNGCAGATTAACTATATTTAGAATACAGAATAGTAAAAGCGGCCAACCAGAAGCNNNNNNNNNNNNNNNNNNNNNNNNNNNNNNNNNNNNNNNNNNNNNNNNNNNNNNNNNNNNNNNNNNNNNNNNNNNNNNNNNNNNNNNNNNNNNNNNNNNNNNNNNNNNNNNNNNNNNNaattttttgtttttttttttaacacttataGAAccgaaaatttccccctttgacggggagggttttttttttttttttcccgaaagtggcaatttttaaaaattggcccCCTTTCCCGCTTCGGGGAAGTGGGNNNNNNNNNNNNNNNNNNNNNNNNNNNNNNNNNNNNNNNNNNNNNNNNNNNNNNNNNNNNNNNNNNNNNNNNNNNNNNNNNNNNNNNNNNNNNNNNNNNNNNNNNNNNNNNNNNNNNNNNNNNNNNNNNNNNNNNNNNNNNNNNNNNNNNNNNNNNNNNNNNNNNNNNNNNNNNNNNNNNNNNNNNNNNNNNNNNNNNNNNNNNNNNNNNNNNNNNNNNNNNNNNNNNNNNNNNNNNNNNNNNNNNNNNNNNNNNNNNNNNNNNNNNNNNNNNNNNNNNNNNNNNNNNNNNNNNNNNNNNNNNNNNNNNNNNNNNNNNNNNNNNNNNNNNNNNNNNNNNNNNNNNNNNNNNNNNNNNNNNNNNNNNNNNNNNNNNNNNNNNNNNNNNNNNNNNNNNNNNNNNNNNNNNNNNNNNNNNNNNNNNNNNNNNNNNNNNNNNNNNNNNNNNNNNNNNNNNNNNNNNNNNNNNNNNNNNNNNNNNNNNNNNNNNNNNNNNNNNNNNNNNNNNNNNNNNNNNNNNNNNNNNNNNNNNNNNNNNNNNNNNNNNNNNNNNNNNNNNNNNNNNNNNNNNNNNNNNNNNNNNNNNNNNNNNNNNNNNNNNNNNNNNNNNNNNNNNNNNNNNNNNNNNNNNNNNNNNNNNNNNNNNNNNNNNNNNNNNNNNNNNNNNNNNNNNNNNNNNNNNNNNNNNNNNNNNNNNNNNNNNNNNNNNNNNNNNNNNNNNNNNNNNNNNNNNNNNNNNNNNNNNNNNNNNNNNNNNNNNNNNNNNNNNNNNNNNNNNNNNNNNNNNNNNNNNNNNNNNNNNNNNNNNNNNNNNNNNNNNNNNNNNNNNNNNNNNNNNNNNNNNNNNNNNNNNNNNNNNNNNNNNNNNNNNNNNNNNNNNNNNNNNNNNNNNNNNNNNNNNNNNNNNNNNNNNNNNNNNNNNNNNNNNNNNNNNNNNNNNNNNNNNNNNNNNNNNNNNNNNNNNNNNNNNNNNNNNNNNNNNNNNNNNNNNNNNNNNNNNNNNNNNNNNNNNNNNNNNNNNNNNNNNNNNNNNNNNNNNNNNNNNNNNNNNNNNNNNNNNNNNNNNNNNNNNNNNNNNNNNNNNNNNNNNNNNNNNNNNNNNNNNNNNNNNNNNNNNNNNNNNNNNNNNNNNNNNNNNNNNNNNNNNNNNNNNNNNNNNNNNNNNNNNNNNNNNNNNNNNNNNNNNNNNNNNNNNNNNNNNNNNNNNNNNNNNNNNNNNNNNNNNNNNNNNNNNNNNNNNNNNNNNNNNNNNNNNNNNNNNNNNNNNNNNNNNNNNNNNNNNNNNNNNNNNNNNNNNNNNNNNNNNNNNNNNNNNNNNNNNNNNNNNNNNNNNNNNNNNNNNNNNNNNNNNNNNNNNNNNNNNNNNNNNNNNNNNNNNNNNNNNNNNNNNNNNNNNNNNNNNNNNNNNNNNNNNNNNNNNNNNNNNNNNNNNNNNNNNNNNNNNNNNNNNNNNNNNNNNNNNNNNNNNNNNNNNNNNNNNNNNNNNNNNNNNNNNNNNNNNNNNNNNNNNNNNNNNNNNNNNNNNNNNNNNNNNNNNNNNNNNNNNNNNNNNNNNNNNNNNNNNNNNNNNNNNNNNNNNNNNNNNNNNNNNNNNNNNNNNNNNNNNNNNNNNNNNNNNNNNNNNNNNNNNNNNNNNNNNNNNNNNNNNNNNNNNNNNNNNNNNNNNNNNNNNNNNNNNNNNNNNNNNNNNNNNNNNNNNNNNNNNNNNNNNNNNNNNNNNNNNNNNNNNNNNNNNNNNNNNNNNNNNNNNNNNNNNNNNNNNNNNNNNNNNNNNNNNNNNNNNNNNNNNNNNNNNNNNNNNNNNNNNNNNNNNNNNNNNNNNNNNNNNNNNNNNNNNNNNNNNNNNNNNNNNNNNNNNNNNNNNNNNNNNNNNNNNNNNNNNNNNNNNNNNNNNNNNNNNNNNNNNNNNNNNNNNNNNNNNNNNNNNNNNNNNNNNNNNNNNNNNNNNNNNNNNNNNNNNNNNNNNNNNNNNNNNNNNNNNNNNNNNNNNNNNNNNNNNNNNNNNNNNNNNNNNNNNNNNNNNNNNNNNNNNNNNNNNNNNNNNNNNNNNNNNNNNNNNNNNNNNNNNNNNNNNNNNNNNNNNNNNNNNNNNNNNNNNNNNNNNNNNNNNNNNNNNNNNNNNNNNNNNNNNNNNNNNNNNNNNNNNNNNNNNNNNNNNNNNNNNNNNNNNNNNNNNNNNNNNNNNNNNNNNNNNNNNNNNNNNNNNNNNNNNNNNNNNNNNNNNNNNNNNNNNNNNNNNNNNNNNNNNNNNNNNNNNNNNNNNNNNNNNNNNNNNNNNNNNNNNNNNNNNNNNNNNNNNNNNNNNNNNNNNNNNNNNNNNNNNNNNNNNNNNNNNNNNNNNNNNNNNNNNNNNNNNNNNNNNNNNNNNNNNNNNNNNNNNNNNNNNNNNNNNNNNNNNNNNNNNNNNNNNNNNNNNNNNNNNNNNNNNNNNNNNNNNNNNNNNNNNNNNNNNNNNNNNNNNNNNNNNNNNNNNNNNNNNNNNNNNNNNNNNNNNNNNNNNNNNNNNNNNNNNNNNNNNNNNNNNNNNNNNNNNNNNNNNNNNNNNNNNNNNNNNNNNNNNNNNNNNNNNNNNNNNNNNNNNNNNNNNNNNNNNNNNNNNNNNNNNNNNNNNNNNNNNNNNNNNNNNNNNNNNNNNNNNNNNNNNNNNNNNNNNNNNNNNNNNNNNNNNNNNNNNNNNNNNNNNNNNNNNNNNNNNNNNNNNNNNNNNNNNNNNNNNNNNNNNNNNNNNNNNNNNNNNNNNNNNNNNNNNNNNNNNNNNNNNNNNNNNNNNNNNNNNNNNNNNNNNNNNNNNNNNNNNNNNNNNNNNNNNNNNNNNNNNNNNNNNNNNNNNNNNNNNNNNNNNNNNNNNNNNNNNNNNNNNNNNNNNNNNNNNNNNNNNNNNNNNNNNNNNNNNNNNNNNNNNNNNNNNNNNNNNNNNNNNNNNNNNNNNNNNNNNNNNNNNNNNNNNNNNNNNNNNNNNNNNNNNNNNNNNNNNNNNNNNNNNNNNNNNNNNNNNNNNNNNNNNNNNNNNNNNNNNNNNNNNNNNNNNNNNNNNNNNNNNNNNNNNNNNNNNNNNNNNNNNNNNNNNNNNNNNNNNNNNNNNNNNNNNNNNNNNNNNNNNNNNNNNNNNNNNNNNNNNNNNNNNNNNNNNNNNNNNNNNNNNNNNNNNNNNNNNNNNNNNNNNNNNNNNNNNNNNNNNNNNNNNNNNNNNNNNNNNNNNNNNNNNNNNNNNNNNNNNNNNNNNNNNNNNNNNNNNNNNNNNNNNNNNNNNNNNNNNNNNNNNNNNNNNNNNNNNNNNNNNNNNNNNNNNNNNNNNNNNNNNNNNNNNNNNNNNNNNNNNNNNNNNNNNNNNNNNNNNNNNNNNNNNNNNNNNNNNNNNNNNNNNNNNNNNNNNNNNNNNNNNNNNNNNNNNNNNNNNNNNNNNNNNNNNNNNNNNNNNNNNNNNNNNNNNNNNNNNNNNNNNNNNNNNNNNNNNNNNNNNNNNNNNNNNNNNNNNNNNNNNNNNNNNNNNNNNNNNNNNNNNNNNNNNNNNNNNNNNNNNNNNNNNNNNNNNNNNNNNNNNNNNNNNNNNNNNNNNNNNNNNNNNNNNNNNNNNNNNNNNNNNNNNNNNNNNNNNNNNNNNNNNNNNNNNNNNNNNNNNNNNNNNNNNNNNNNNNNNNNNNNNNNNNNNNNNNNNNNNNNNNNNNNNNNNNNNNNNNNNNNNNNNNNNNNNNNNNNNNNNNNNNNNNNNNNNNNNNNNNNNNNNN
This genomic interval from Penaeus monodon isolate SGIC_2016 chromosome 22, NSTDA_Pmon_1, whole genome shotgun sequence contains the following:
- the LOC119587606 gene encoding low affinity immunoglobulin epsilon Fc receptor-like — protein: MRFTVFIWLVLAIVVVEEARADAYTTCEDQSFQITMKGPSLSQGCEEVHGQLVLSDQASQELRCPKPYVETMGECFYVSNFALKWEEAERYCQEMDGDLATPKHVPALQLLLEEHDQADFLWLGGNDRPYSGIWLWLDGRHVDHAHFRPGHPWTSDTSNSYCLLIGWKNHPPLETYYCRKMNNFVCQHSP